In the Cololabis saira isolate AMF1-May2022 chromosome 7, fColSai1.1, whole genome shotgun sequence genome, one interval contains:
- the asb12b gene encoding ankyrin repeat and SOCS box protein 12b has translation MVLDRAVNMSLMDISKIFSLLQPKEEEEEDSEQCQALNSAVCRDDVTVLAELLSQESYRRCINVRSGWGVPVTPLRTAAAHGHLRCLELLLEHGAEIDSLDVKAQTPLFTAVSGKHLDCVVALLAAGADPNGSPHNNCSPVLTAAREGDVDVLRELLRFGAEVDVRPKVPEWAANATACRGPLYLAAVYGHLHCFKLLLLHGANPDYNCTNEKMLARIKQPKTVLEVCLRYGCGAEYIQLLVDFGADVYLPTLIIDKPTKQNEALLLLLKERVCPKSLMSQARLTIRRCLPFADKDPGIERLDVPQILKHYLKHDTSDLCAASD, from the exons ATGGTTCTGGACCGAGCCGTCAACATGAGTTTGATGGACATATCAAAGATCTTCTCCCTGCTGCAGcccaaggaggaggaggaggaggacagcgaGCAGTGCCAGGCCTTGAACAGCGCAGTGTGCAGGGATGATGTGACTGTTCTCGCTGAGCTGCTCTCTCAGGAGAGTTACAGGAGGTGCATCAATGTTCGCAGCGGGTGGGGGGTCCCGGTGACCCCGCTACGCACCGCTGCCGCCCATGGACACCTGAGGTGCCTGGAGTTGCTGTTGGAGCACGGTGCAGAG ATCGACAGCCTGGACGTGAAGGCCCAGACGCCGCTGTTCACAGCTGTGAGCGGGAAACATCTGGACTGCGTGGTGGCCCTGCTGGCCGCCGGCGCCGACCCCAACGGCAGCCCGCACAACAACTGCTCCCCGGTGCTGACGGCGGCCCGCGAGGGCGACGTGGACGTCCTCCGCGAGCTGCTGCGGTTCGGGGCCGAGGTGGACGTCCGGCCCAAGGTCCCGGAGTGGGCCGCCAACGCCACGGCCTGCAGGGGGCCCCTGTACCTGGCCGCCGTCTACGGACACCTGCACTGCttcaagctgctgctgctccacggCGCCAACCCCGACTACAACTGCACCAACGAGAAGATGCTGGCGCGGATCAAGCAGCCCAAGACGGTGCTGGAGGTGTGCCTGCGCTACGGCTGCGGGGCCGAGTACATCCAGCTGCTCGTGGACTTTGGGGCAGACGTGTACCTGCCAACGCTCATCATCGACAAACCTACCAAGCAGAACGaggctctgctgctgctcctcaaGGAGAGAG TTTGCCCCAAATCCCTGATGTCGCAGGCTCGACTGACCATCCGGAGATGCCTCCCTTTTGCAGATAAGGACCCCGGGATCGAGCGTCTGGACGTCCCTCAGATCCTGAAGCACTACCTGAAGCACGACACCTCTGACCTCTGTGCAGCTTCAGACTGA
- the zc4h2 gene encoding zinc finger C4H2 domain-containing protein, producing MADEQEIMCKLENILEIRNKTIQMQKIKSRLKMEFEALEGEEKHLKEYKQEMDLLLQEKMAHVEELRLIHADINVMESTIKQSENDLNKLLETTRRLHDEYKPLKEHVDALRMTLGLHRLPNLNEEEEKLSLDYFEKQKAEWQKEPHEPAIPESLAAAAAAAQQLQVSRKQDARQTATFRQQPPPMKACLSCHQQIHRNAPICPLCKAKSRSRNPKKPKRKPDE from the exons ATGGCGGACGAGCAAGAAATCATGTGCAAACTGGAGAATATCCTGGAGATCCG AAATAAGACCATTCAGATGCAGAAGATCAAGTCCCGTCTGAAGATGGAGTTTGAGGCTCTGGAGGGCGAGGAGAAGCACCTGAAGGAGTACAAGCAGGAGATGGACCTGCTCCTGCAGGAGAAGATGGCCCATGTGGAGGAGCTGCGGCTCATCCACGCAGACATCAATGTG ATGGAGAGCACCATCAAGCAGTCAGAGAATGACCTGAATAAGCTGCTAGAAACAACTCGCCGTCTGCATGATGAGTACAAGCCACTGAAGGAGCATGTCGATGCTCTCAGGATGACGTTAGGACTACACAGACTCCCTAATTTgaatgaagaggaggagaagctCTCCCTGGA TTACTTTGAGAAGCAGAAAGCAGAGTGGCAGAAGGAGCCACACGAGCCAGCCATCCCAGAATCCCTTGCTGCCGCAGCAGCGGCCGCACAGCAGCTTCAGGTGTCCAGGAAGCAGGACGCCCGCCAGACAGCCACGTTCAGACAGCAGCCACCACCTATGAAG GCCTGCCTCTCCTGCCACCAGCAGATTCATCGTAATGCTCCCATCTGTCCATTATGTAAGGCAAAGAGCCGCTCCCGCAACCCGAAGAAGCCCAAGAGGAAGCCAGATGAGTAG
- the LOC133447218 gene encoding moesin-like isoform X1 produces the protein MSTLNVRVTTMDAELEFAILPSTTGKQLFDQIVKTIGLRETWFFGLHYQDSKGFSTWLKLNKRVTAQDVKRNNPLLIKFRAKFYPEDVADELIQEATQRLFFLQVKESILNDDIYCPPETAVLLASYAVQVKQGDYRKDYHVQGYLGKDKLLPQRVLEQHKLNKNQWEERIQVWHEEHKGMLREDAMVEYLKIAQDLEMYGVNYFNIKNKKGSELWLGVDALGLNIYDKKDKMTPKIGFPWSEIRNISFNDKKFLIKPIDRKAPDFVFYVPRLRINKRILALCMGNHDLYMRRRKPDTIEVQQMKAQAREEKNKRQMERALLESEKKKRVNAEKETEKIARETMELMERLRQIEEQTKRAQDELEEQTRRALELEKERTIAQEEAERLDKDRRAAVEAKAALLQQSETQSKSQENLATELAELTSKISQLEDAKKKKDEEAKRWQKRAMKVEADPGRVKDGLKTKLKDVHIQNSAHPHMHDHDETDESSAEASAELTSPGMDRDRSEEERVTEAQKNQRLQKNLKFLSTELARAVDESKKTPNDLIHAENVKAGRDKYKTLRKIRQGNTKQRIDEFESM, from the exons atgtcAACT CTAAATGTCCGTGTTACGACCATGGATGCGGAGCTGGAGTTTGCCATTCTGCCCAGCACAACTGGCAAACAGCTGTTTGATCAG ATAGTGAAAACAATTGGGCTGAGGGAGACCTGGTTCTTTGGCCTTCACTATCAGGACAGCAAAGGCTTCTCCACTTGGCTCAAGCTCAACAAGAGG GTGACGGCTCAAGATGTGAAGAGGAACAACCCTCTGCTGATCAAGTTCAGGGCCAAGTTTTACCCCGAGGACGTCGCCGATGAACTGATCCAGGAGGCAACACAGCGGCTCTTCTTTCTGCAG gTGAAAGAGAGTATCTTAAACGATGACATATACTGTCCACCTGAGACCGCGGTGCTCTTGGCTTCCTACGCCGTCCAGGTCAAACAAGGCGACTACAGGAAAGATTATCACGTACAAGGATACCTCGGTAAAGACAAGCTGCTGCCACAGAG GGTTTTGGAGCAGCACAAGCTGAATAAGAATCAGTGGGAAGAAAGGATCCAGGTGTGGCACGAAGAGCACAAAGGAATGCTGAG AGAGGACGCAATGGTGGAGTATCTGAAGATAGCCCAGGACCTGGAGATGTACGGCGTCAACTATTTCAACATCAAGAACAAGAAGGGGTCGGAGCTGTGGCTGGGCGTGGACGCGCTGGGTCTCAACATCTACGACAAGAAAGACAA GATGACCCCAAAGATTGGCTTCCCCTGGAGTGAGATCAGGAACATCTCCTTCAACGACAAGAAATTTCTCATCAAGCCAATTGACAGGAAAGCTCCG GACTTTGTCTTTTATGTTCCTCGTCTTCGTATCAACAAACGCATCCTGGCTTTGTGCATGGGGAATCATGACCTGTACATGCGCAGACGCAAACCCGACACTATTGAGGTGCAGCAGATGAAGGCCCAGGCCAGGGAGGAGAAGAACAAGAGGCAGATGGAGAG GGCTCTGCTGGAGAGCGAGAAAAAAAAGCGAGTAAATGCTGAAAAGGAAACAGAGAAGATTGCTCGGGAGAccatggagctgatggagagaCTGAGACAGATTGAGGAGCAGACAAAGAGAGCCCAAGATG AGCTGGAGGAGCAGACTCGTCGAGCGCTTGAGCTGGAAAAGGAGAGAACAATTGCTCAGGAGGAGGCTGAGCGTCTGGACAAGGATCGCAGGGCTGCGGTCGAGGCCAAAGCAGCGTTACTACAACAATCTGAAACCCAGAGCAAAAGCCAAGAAAACTTG GCCACTGAGCTGGCAGAGCTTACCTCTAAGATCTCCCAGCTGGAAGATGCCAAGAAGAAAAAGGACGAGGAGGCGAAACGATGGCAGAAAAGG GCAATGAAGGTAGAGGCTGATCCGGGGCGAGTCAAAGACGGGCTGAAGACTAAACTGAAAGATGTCCACATCCAGAATTCAGCCCATCCTCATATGCACGATCACGATGAGACGGATGAGAGCAGTGCAGAGGCCAGCGCTGAGCTGACTTCTCCGGGCATGGACCGAGATCGCAGTGAGGAGGAGAGAGTGACAGAGGCACAGAAGAACCAGAGGCTCCAGAAAAACCTGAAG TTCCTGAGCACGGAGCTGGCCAGGGCCGTAGACGAGAGCAAGAAGACCCCCAATGACCTGATCCATGCCGAGAACGTGAAGGCGGGCCGCGACAAGTACAAGACCCTACGCAAGATCCGCCAGGGCAACACCAAGCAGCGCATTGACGAGTTTGAGTCCATGTGA
- the LOC133447218 gene encoding moesin-like isoform X2: protein MSTLNVRVTTMDAELEFAILPSTTGKQLFDQIVKTIGLRETWFFGLHYQDSKGFSTWLKLNKRVTAQDVKRNNPLLIKFRAKFYPEDVADELIQEATQRLFFLQVKESILNDDIYCPPETAVLLASYAVQVKQGDYRKDYHVQGYLGKDKLLPQRVLEQHKLNKNQWEERIQVWHEEHKGMLREDAMVEYLKIAQDLEMYGVNYFNIKNKKGSELWLGVDALGLNIYDKKDKMTPKIGFPWSEIRNISFNDKKFLIKPIDRKAPDFVFYVPRLRINKRILALCMGNHDLYMRRRKPDTIEVQQMKAQAREEKNKRQMERALLESEKKKRVNAEKETEKIARETMELMERLRQIEEQTKRAQDELEEQTRRALELEKERTIAQEEAERLDKDRRAAVEAKAALLQQSETQSKSQENLATELAELTSKISQLEDAKKKKDEEAKRWQKRNSAHPHMHDHDETDESSAEASAELTSPGMDRDRSEEERVTEAQKNQRLQKNLKFLSTELARAVDESKKTPNDLIHAENVKAGRDKYKTLRKIRQGNTKQRIDEFESM from the exons atgtcAACT CTAAATGTCCGTGTTACGACCATGGATGCGGAGCTGGAGTTTGCCATTCTGCCCAGCACAACTGGCAAACAGCTGTTTGATCAG ATAGTGAAAACAATTGGGCTGAGGGAGACCTGGTTCTTTGGCCTTCACTATCAGGACAGCAAAGGCTTCTCCACTTGGCTCAAGCTCAACAAGAGG GTGACGGCTCAAGATGTGAAGAGGAACAACCCTCTGCTGATCAAGTTCAGGGCCAAGTTTTACCCCGAGGACGTCGCCGATGAACTGATCCAGGAGGCAACACAGCGGCTCTTCTTTCTGCAG gTGAAAGAGAGTATCTTAAACGATGACATATACTGTCCACCTGAGACCGCGGTGCTCTTGGCTTCCTACGCCGTCCAGGTCAAACAAGGCGACTACAGGAAAGATTATCACGTACAAGGATACCTCGGTAAAGACAAGCTGCTGCCACAGAG GGTTTTGGAGCAGCACAAGCTGAATAAGAATCAGTGGGAAGAAAGGATCCAGGTGTGGCACGAAGAGCACAAAGGAATGCTGAG AGAGGACGCAATGGTGGAGTATCTGAAGATAGCCCAGGACCTGGAGATGTACGGCGTCAACTATTTCAACATCAAGAACAAGAAGGGGTCGGAGCTGTGGCTGGGCGTGGACGCGCTGGGTCTCAACATCTACGACAAGAAAGACAA GATGACCCCAAAGATTGGCTTCCCCTGGAGTGAGATCAGGAACATCTCCTTCAACGACAAGAAATTTCTCATCAAGCCAATTGACAGGAAAGCTCCG GACTTTGTCTTTTATGTTCCTCGTCTTCGTATCAACAAACGCATCCTGGCTTTGTGCATGGGGAATCATGACCTGTACATGCGCAGACGCAAACCCGACACTATTGAGGTGCAGCAGATGAAGGCCCAGGCCAGGGAGGAGAAGAACAAGAGGCAGATGGAGAG GGCTCTGCTGGAGAGCGAGAAAAAAAAGCGAGTAAATGCTGAAAAGGAAACAGAGAAGATTGCTCGGGAGAccatggagctgatggagagaCTGAGACAGATTGAGGAGCAGACAAAGAGAGCCCAAGATG AGCTGGAGGAGCAGACTCGTCGAGCGCTTGAGCTGGAAAAGGAGAGAACAATTGCTCAGGAGGAGGCTGAGCGTCTGGACAAGGATCGCAGGGCTGCGGTCGAGGCCAAAGCAGCGTTACTACAACAATCTGAAACCCAGAGCAAAAGCCAAGAAAACTTG GCCACTGAGCTGGCAGAGCTTACCTCTAAGATCTCCCAGCTGGAAGATGCCAAGAAGAAAAAGGACGAGGAGGCGAAACGATGGCAGAAAAGG AATTCAGCCCATCCTCATATGCACGATCACGATGAGACGGATGAGAGCAGTGCAGAGGCCAGCGCTGAGCTGACTTCTCCGGGCATGGACCGAGATCGCAGTGAGGAGGAGAGAGTGACAGAGGCACAGAAGAACCAGAGGCTCCAGAAAAACCTGAAG TTCCTGAGCACGGAGCTGGCCAGGGCCGTAGACGAGAGCAAGAAGACCCCCAATGACCTGATCCATGCCGAGAACGTGAAGGCGGGCCGCGACAAGTACAAGACCCTACGCAAGATCCGCCAGGGCAACACCAAGCAGCGCATTGACGAGTTTGAGTCCATGTGA